GTCGCCGCAGTCCAACGCCGTCAGACTTTTCCCCGACACCTACAGCACGAATGCGCTCGGGTACCTACCGCATCAGGTCCTTCCGGTTCATGTCTGACATGGCGACTTGCATCGTGAACGTGCTCTAAGTCAGTTCTACATTCCTGATAGGTCAGGCATACAACGCCATGCGGGCTATTGGCGGCATCACGAGACGCCCTGCTGCGTTGGTTTTGCGCCGATCGAATGCCTTTCCGGGAGTATGCCCAGCCCATTGGGCATACGTTAGGCGCGCTCCACGGATCCCCGCGGAACCGTGGACGTGTGTGCTCCGCGTGCCCGGGTATGATCGGCGTCTTCCCTCTTCCCGCGAACACGCGCATGCCCATCGACAACTGCACCCACACCTTCGACGAACTGGCGGCGACCGTCCTCCCGGCTCACCTAGAACGGTTGAAGGCTGCCCTCCAATCGTCGCTGCCCGCCACTACGTTCGTGGGGTTCAAGAGCGCTCGACGTGAGCTGCTCGCCAAGCTCGGGCACTCCACCGACTTCCCCGGCTGCTACGTATTTATCGACGTGGAACGCCCGGTGTACGTCGGGATCTCCCGAGGAGTGGTCAAACGTCTGGTGCAGCACCTGAACTTCGAATCGCACTTCACCGCCAGCCTAGTCTACAAGATGGCCAGCGAGGACTTCCCGCACGAAATGAAGCGGGACCAGGCCATGAAGGACGACCAGTTCCGCGAAGTCTTCCTGACGGCCCAAGGTCGCCTGCGGGAGATGTCAGTCGCGTACGTTCAGATCGATAACGACCTTGAGCTGTATCTGTTCGAGGTGATGGCGTCCATGCATCTCGACACCGACACCTGGAACACCTTCCGCACCCACTGATTGAGCCGCGGTCTCGGCCAGCTCTGCACACGCCGATCGCTGACCGGTCTATGCGCATCAAGTCACCCGAGCCAGCATCAGGCGCGTCATCTACCTCCAGTCCAACCGCTTCAATCTGTGCCGCGGTTCATGCCCCCACCTCGCACGAGGCGACTACACTCTCGAACCGCTGACTGGTACGAACGCCGCAGACAAATCCCCGAACGGCGAGTCAAGGATCGCTCGTGTTGGTCGAAGAGGCGCCCTCGCCTGAGTTTTCCCACTGCGCCGGCTCTGGCAGCCAGATTTGCGCAACGGCTGAAACCCGGTCCTTTCAGCCGAGTTGGCGGTAGCCTACGGAGCAACGCTTTTCCTCTGGCGCCGGCTCGTCGGACCATGGTTCAATCGGTGCCTGCCTGGGCGCAGCGCCCAGCGACAAAACCAACGCGAGGGACCTGAGCCGTGAGCACCACCAGCACCAACCGCCCGCCGATCTGGCAACTCATCCGCGACGCGGTGAAGCCGCTGGGCCGCGAGACCAGCAACGCCGAGATCAAGCAACTCCTGGCGCAGGACCACCCCGACCTGAACGAGGGAACGGTGAACTGCCAGATCTCGATTTGCACGGTGAACCGGGTCGGCCGTGTCGGCTACCCCGAGAACAAGAAGCCCCGCCTGGCCAACGGCCGGTACGACTTCCTGTTCGCCACAGGGCGCGGCAAGGTCGTCTGGTACGACCCGGACAAGCACGGTCTGTGGTCGATCGAGGAGACCCCCGAGGGGTTGAAGGTGCGCCGCGTGGACGCCTCCACCGAAGAGGCGCCCGCCACGCCGGACATCGACGCCGCCGAGCCGGTGGACGATGGGTTCGGTGGTGGAGCGTTCGCGCTCGAGAGCCACCTGCGGGACTACCTGGCGCGAAACCCGCCCAGCACCACCACGCACGGCACTCTCACCCTGTTCGTCGACGCCGACGGACGGGACGGCGTGGAGTACCAGACCGATTGCGGACCCGCGGACCTCGTGTTCCTGGACCGCGATCAGAACTTCGTTGTGTTCGAGCTGAAGCTGGGCCGGGGCCCGGACGCAGCGCTCGGTCAGGTGCAGCGCTACATGGGATGGATCGAGCACCACGTGGCCAAGGGCAAGACCGTGTCCGGGGTGATCGTGGCGAACTCGATCAGCGACAAGCTGAAGTACGCCGGCAAGGTCGCCCCACGCGTTCAGCTCATGGAATACCACCTGACCGTCGAGCTGGCCCCGGTGGCGCTGACCGTGCCCGCACCCGGAGGTCGGGCATGATCGCGTGGTTGTCGCACGCCTGGACCGCGGTGATGTCGTTCATCGAGCATCTCAACGAAGGCGAGCTGCGGCTGCTGGCCGGTGCCGTGCCGGTGGGGACCGTGCTCATCTCGGTCTTCGCCATCACCCGCCCGTTGCGCTACCAGAAAAGCGCGGCGCTGCTCGACCAGGCCGTGCGTGCGCTCGAACGCGCGTACAACGCCCTGACCGTTGACGGAGCCCAGACCGCTCCTGTCCCGGCCGACCGATTGAACTGGCTGACCACCGCGCGCAACCTGGAAACTTACAAGGCGCTGAAGCGCGAGATCGGCGTGAATGTCCACCGCCGGATCGTCGACGACCACGAGGAACACTGGCGCCACCTGTTCTACCTCGCGCTCCAAGGCAACGCGTACCACCAGCCGACCTACTACCGCGAACCGATCACAGCACCCCGGGCTCAGCGCACCGGCGGGATCGAACCGCATTCCGCCGTCATCGTCCACGCGTTCGCGAAGTGGCCGGACGGTCGCCCGGACCCGGTGGAGCATGCGGACTTCGATCGGATTTTCGAGGAGACAGACCCGCGCCCAGGCAACGTAGGACTGAGATTGTTCCTGGACGACACCGAGAACCGAGTTACCCGCCGCTTCTGCAATCTCCCGGACCCCTACCCCAAGAGGACATGGTGGAGGCGCTGCGTTCGAACGCTTCGTCTACGCAAACGCCTATGACCTTCGCCTAAGCCGCCGACGCTGCTGCCCCACCTGCGCTCAGCGCTCCCACATGGGTTTGGTTGCGGTATTGGTGATCAATCCATGCAGTGCCACCGCTGCTTCGTGGATCTTGGCGGTGACCTCCTTGATGTCGGCGACCCGCACGATCTCAACGTTGGTCTTAAAGACGCCACGAGCCGACATGTATGCGATGTGAACGTGACCATCCTCGTCCAGAGAAAGCGCGTTGTGCGCGTACTTGTTGCGCCCCGCCTGGGCCGCCCGGACCTTCTTGATGACGACCTCGTAGTCCTTTAAGTGGGGCACCTGATCCACAAGCTGTCCGCACAGGGAGCTTACGATGTCCACCCGCTGCTGGAAGTTGCTGTGCGCCACCATCGCCAACGCGCGGATGTCGGTCGGCGACTCGTAGCCGGCCAGTTTCGAGATCGCGACCGCAGTCGTCGATTCGAGAGAGCCCCACACGCTCACCATGCGCCCAAGTTCGAGCAGGTATTGGTCGGGCACTGGCCAGTTTGGGTTGAACTCGCCGCGTTTGGAGGTCTTCTGGGTGGTCATTGCTCGTTTGCTTGGATCTTCGCTTCGATGGTTTTGAGAAAGCGGACAAGGCCACCGATGTGGCTGACGATCAGTACGGCCTCGTCGTGATTCAGCATGGGGTTGTCGTGCGCCAGGCTTTGGTCGTTGCGCACGGCGTTCATCGCTTCCAGGTTGGATATGCTGGTCTTGAGGATCCGCTCGGTCATTTCGCTTTCGATGTGGCCGCCGCCACGCAGGTGCTTCACGTACTCGCCCATCAGGCTGTGCAACGGTTTCTCCCGCGTGACGGTAATGCCGCGTCGCTCGCAGAGCGTCCGCAAGAACTTCATCATGAAGACGTGCACGCGGTCCAAAGCCGTCGCGGGCTCGTTCGCCTCGATCGCGGCCCGAATGTGCTTCGCCGCGGCGGTGAAGTCCAGAGCATTGACGCTCGCCGAAGGCGTCAACCTCGGGGACCGGACTGCTGAGGTTCAGCCGGGCAATGATCGATTCGACGGCCGCCCGCTGTTGCGGGTCGTCCGGCAAGCATCGGAACTCATCACCCCATTCGATCAGCGCGTCGAGCGCCCGAGCGACCGTGCGGTCGGATTCCAACTCCCAGAAGGCGCGCATCCGCTTGGCCTTGGACGTGCCTTTGAACTGGTACTTCTCGTCGTAGATGTTGACACCAACCTGCTCCTGGAAAAACTCACCCATCGTTCGGTCGGAGAAGTTGAGCACGAACCCGCTGCCCATGTTGAGGAACGGTTCAAGGCAGCGACGATCGCGTGAGGTCAGGCTCGACATAGCAGTCACATGAAGAGGCGATAGGGATATGCATGCCCCGGAAGATCTGGCACGTTGGCGATGGTCCGCGCGAGCCGTTGCGAATAGCGAATGGTCACCGGAACCGGGTCGTACAACGCGTCGTTGTTCCAGTCCATTTTGGTCAGAGCAAGGGTTTCCAACGCAGCCACTTCCAGCGGACCGCTGCCCGCGTGCCGGATGATGTTGAGCGGGCGCGGGATGCTCTTGCTTCCTTGGAAAAACAAGGCACCGCTGAGCGCTGCCGACGGGGCATTGCCCGACGCCCACAACAGCGCCGACCGGTCCGTTCGCGTGAGGACGGTTCCCCGTGGCACCGGCGCTCGATCAGGCACACTTCTGGGACCACCCTTCTTTCCCTGCTTCAGCCACACGCCACGCCAAGTGGCGCTGCTGCCGATCTCGATGCACTCCACCTCTGAAACCGTTGACAGGCCGTCGAAAACGCCTTGGAGTTCTTCGTCCTTGAACGACGTCGTTTTGTGGACTACGAGACGTCGCGGCAGCCGTCCGCCATTACGCCCCAGGTAGAGGCTCAGGCTACGTGCCATTACCGCCCGCATGTCGCTTCGACTGAGAAACGGGTTACGCCTTGCTTCGCGCGGATCCGCCACCTGCTCCCTGGCTTCGAACGCGACGAATTGCATGCCGCCCCCGTCCGCATCGAACACCTGCGAGCAGCATGTGACGAATTGCGCGGCCTTGGGGTCGCCGCGCAACGCGTAGGCGAGACCAATATAGGCCGTGTCCTCTGGCACACCGGCCATCGGCGCGAGTTTCCAGGGAATGCCGCCCGCCTTGGTGAAGAGCGCGATGGCCAGGCGCCAGGCCAACGACGCCTTGAGCCGGAATGTGAAAACACGATCGTTGATGACCTGTGTTGGGATGGCGTACCGGGCTCCAAGCGCTTTCAACGCGTCGTGCGCGTCGAATCCGTTGGCAGTGAATGCCGTTGCCCACGCATCGGGGAGATGCACCAAGACGACATCAAACTGGTCGTGTAGCACATCCAGACGCGCCATAGCTTCCGACATCGCCGAAAACAATCGCTCATGGGGCGCCCCAGTGCGCGCAAGGGCCATGAGATCGTCGGGCCACTTAATGTGCACGTCCTTCGGTCCTGCAACGAGCGGGACGCGAAACAGGTTTTCAAATCCGGGGAACGACGGCACGTAGTTGCGCCGGTCGCTCGCCTCGTGGCCCGTTCGGATGGTGTCCACCAAGCCCCGGAGCTTCGTCCAGCCGGAAAAAGGGGCGATCGTCGCGACGCGAAGCTTCGGGGTGTACCCCTGGAACGTCCTGCCGTTGTAG
The Paraburkholderia caballeronis genome window above contains:
- a CDS encoding endonuclease NucS domain-containing protein, with translation MSTTSTNRPPIWQLIRDAVKPLGRETSNAEIKQLLAQDHPDLNEGTVNCQISICTVNRVGRVGYPENKKPRLANGRYDFLFATGRGKVVWYDPDKHGLWSIEETPEGLKVRRVDASTEEAPATPDIDAAEPVDDGFGGGAFALESHLRDYLARNPPSTTTHGTLTLFVDADGRDGVEYQTDCGPADLVFLDRDQNFVVFELKLGRGPDAALGQVQRYMGWIEHHVAKGKTVSGVIVANSISDKLKYAGKVAPRVQLMEYHLTVELAPVALTVPAPGGRA
- a CDS encoding abortive infection family protein — its product is MMKFLRTLCERRGITVTREKPLHSLMGEYVKHLRGGGHIESEMTERILKTSISNLEAMNAVRNDQSLAHDNPMLNHDEAVLIVSHIGGLVRFLKTIEAKIQANEQ
- a CDS encoding argonaute/piwi family protein; amino-acid sequence: MDYNLSKAPSFSLLDEPALTFNSEDTDLDENPLRGLLRFGAYNGRTFQGYTPKLRVATIAPFSGWTKLRGLVDTIRTGHEASDRRNYVPSFPGFENLFRVPLVAGPKDVHIKWPDDLMALARTGAPHERLFSAMSEAMARLDVLHDQFDVVLVHLPDAWATAFTANGFDAHDALKALGARYAIPTQVINDRVFTFRLKASLAWRLAIALFTKAGGIPWKLAPMAGVPEDTAYIGLAYALRGDPKAAQFVTCCSQVFDADGGGMQFVAFEAREQVADPREARRNPFLSRSDMRAVMARSLSLYLGRNGGRLPRRLVVHKTTSFKDEELQGVFDGLSTVSEVECIEIGSSATWRGVWLKQGKKGGPRSVPDRAPVPRGTVLTRTDRSALLWASGNAPSAALSGALFFQGSKSIPRPLNIIRHAGSGPLEVAALETLALTKMDWNNDALYDPVPVTIRYSQRLARTIANVPDLPGHAYPYRLFM